In a genomic window of Neoarius graeffei isolate fNeoGra1 chromosome 13, fNeoGra1.pri, whole genome shotgun sequence:
- the arhgef3l gene encoding rho guanine nucleotide exchange factor (GEF) 3, like isoform X1: MELEETETDGLPSWSPVSRERLLTCANLSDFAGKKRKQDPSSDAEFSARASEDYDEDDFPTDLPHDSEGPCNKRVKPVDKSSGVTGIIAPVKTPALKRLGQSIQRSISFRTEARPMPPMPIRTRQKASSFPRRRSSQLWSDTVDSLSQELSAKEIKRQEVIYEMTQGEKQLIEDLNLVKKVYYEPMLKLDIMTESELGQIFGTLDSLIPLHEDFLARLEGLRGVEKTVGEVGPTLLDWFPCLDAYITYCCNQVGAKALLDQKKQVRRVEEFLRLCQESSFSRKLDLWNFLDLPRSRLVKYPLLLKEIQKSTPHDHPDEDTLPQAIQLIQSIITEVNRKTGEAECQFYKRGLCYSEEGQRVPEIHASHFLYCHGELKNTKGQKLHVFLFELVLVLTRPVVQDKEGMVQFQVYRQPLPASQILLEDLPDGEASSSGSFRGAFTGNDKVKNCFRVSSRGRTKAQSHSLQANDSFNKQQWISCLRQAIIQSRDRDAQASQSKAYLSPEPPLDHIAELSLNSDVEMIDT; the protein is encoded by the exons GTCTCCTGTATCAAGAGAGAGACTCCTGACATGTGCCAACCTTTCTGATTTTGCAGGG AAAAAAAGGAAACAGGACCCAAGCAGTGATGCTGAATTTTCAGCCCGAGCCTCAGAAGACTAT GATGAAGATGACTTTCCCACTGATCTCCCACATGACTCTGAG GGACCTTGTAACAAGAGAGTCAAACCAGTGGACAAAAGTAGTGGAGTTACAGGTATTATAGCGCCAGTGAAGACCCCTGCACTGAAACGGTTGGGACAGTCCAtccag AGGTCCATCAGCTTCCGTACAGAAGCACGGCCAATGCCACCAATGCCGATTCGGACACGTCAGAAGGCTTCTTCTTTCCCACGACGACGCAGCAGCCAGCTGTGGAGTGACACTGTTGACAGCCTGAGCCAGGAGCTTAGCGCCAAAGAGATTAAGAGACAGGAG GTGATATATGAAATGACGCAAGGAGAAAAGCAGTTGATAGAAGACCTCAATTTGGTCAAAAAG GTTTACTATGAGCCAATGCTGAAACTGGACATCATGACAGAAAGTGAATTGGGTCAGATATTTGGGACTCTTGATTCTCTGATTCCTCTCCATGAAG ATTTTTTGGCTCGTCTGGAAGGGCTGCGAGGGGTGGAGAAGACAGTGGGAGAGGTTGGGCCGACCTTGCTGGACTGG TTCCCTTGCCTGGATGCCTATATCACTTACTGCTGTAACCAAGTGGGTGCCAAAGCCTTGCTAGACCAGAAAAAGCAGGTACGACGTGTTGAGGAGTTCCTCCGCTTGTGCCAAGAGTCATCCTTCAGCAGGAAACTGGACTTGTGGAACTTCCTGGATCTGCCACGCAGTCGCCTGGTGAAGTacccgctccttctgaaggagatCCAGAAGAGTACGCCACATGATCATCCTGATGAGGACACGCTGCCTCAGGCT ATACAGCTAATCCAGAGCATTATTACTGAGGTGAACCGTAAGACCGGCGAGGCTGAGTGTCAGTTTTACAAACGAGGCCTGTGCTACTCAGAGGAGGGGCAAAGAGTTCCGGAGATTCATGCCTCACACTTTCTCTACTGCCATGGCGAACTCAAAAACACCAAAGGACAG AAGCTGCACGTGTTCTTGTTCGAGCTGGTGCTGGTTTTGACTCGCCCAGTGGTGCAGGACAAAGAAGGCATGGTGCAGTTCCAGGTTTATCGTCAACCCTTACCTGCTTCCCAGATCCTGCTGGAGGACCTGCCTGACGGAGAGGCCAGCAGTTCTGGATCCTTCCGTGGCGCCTTCACTGGCAATGACAAAG tgaagaactgcttccgtgtgagcagcagggggcgcacAAAGGCTCAGTCGCACAGCCTGCAGGCCAATGACTCCTTCAACAAGCAGCAGTGGATTTCCTGTTTGCGACAAGCCATCATCCAATCGAGAGACAGAGATGCTCAGGCCAGCCAATCCAAAGCCTACCTAAGCCCCGAGCCTCCACTTGACCACATCGCTGAACTGAGCCTGAATTCTGATGTGGAGATGATAGACACATAG
- the arhgef3l gene encoding rho guanine nucleotide exchange factor (GEF) 3, like isoform X2, with amino-acid sequence MELEETETDGLPSWSPVSRERLLTCANLSDFAGDEDDFPTDLPHDSEGPCNKRVKPVDKSSGVTGIIAPVKTPALKRLGQSIQRSISFRTEARPMPPMPIRTRQKASSFPRRRSSQLWSDTVDSLSQELSAKEIKRQEVIYEMTQGEKQLIEDLNLVKKVYYEPMLKLDIMTESELGQIFGTLDSLIPLHEDFLARLEGLRGVEKTVGEVGPTLLDWFPCLDAYITYCCNQVGAKALLDQKKQVRRVEEFLRLCQESSFSRKLDLWNFLDLPRSRLVKYPLLLKEIQKSTPHDHPDEDTLPQAIQLIQSIITEVNRKTGEAECQFYKRGLCYSEEGQRVPEIHASHFLYCHGELKNTKGQKLHVFLFELVLVLTRPVVQDKEGMVQFQVYRQPLPASQILLEDLPDGEASSSGSFRGAFTGNDKVKNCFRVSSRGRTKAQSHSLQANDSFNKQQWISCLRQAIIQSRDRDAQASQSKAYLSPEPPLDHIAELSLNSDVEMIDT; translated from the exons GTCTCCTGTATCAAGAGAGAGACTCCTGACATGTGCCAACCTTTCTGATTTTGCAGGG GATGAAGATGACTTTCCCACTGATCTCCCACATGACTCTGAG GGACCTTGTAACAAGAGAGTCAAACCAGTGGACAAAAGTAGTGGAGTTACAGGTATTATAGCGCCAGTGAAGACCCCTGCACTGAAACGGTTGGGACAGTCCAtccag AGGTCCATCAGCTTCCGTACAGAAGCACGGCCAATGCCACCAATGCCGATTCGGACACGTCAGAAGGCTTCTTCTTTCCCACGACGACGCAGCAGCCAGCTGTGGAGTGACACTGTTGACAGCCTGAGCCAGGAGCTTAGCGCCAAAGAGATTAAGAGACAGGAG GTGATATATGAAATGACGCAAGGAGAAAAGCAGTTGATAGAAGACCTCAATTTGGTCAAAAAG GTTTACTATGAGCCAATGCTGAAACTGGACATCATGACAGAAAGTGAATTGGGTCAGATATTTGGGACTCTTGATTCTCTGATTCCTCTCCATGAAG ATTTTTTGGCTCGTCTGGAAGGGCTGCGAGGGGTGGAGAAGACAGTGGGAGAGGTTGGGCCGACCTTGCTGGACTGG TTCCCTTGCCTGGATGCCTATATCACTTACTGCTGTAACCAAGTGGGTGCCAAAGCCTTGCTAGACCAGAAAAAGCAGGTACGACGTGTTGAGGAGTTCCTCCGCTTGTGCCAAGAGTCATCCTTCAGCAGGAAACTGGACTTGTGGAACTTCCTGGATCTGCCACGCAGTCGCCTGGTGAAGTacccgctccttctgaaggagatCCAGAAGAGTACGCCACATGATCATCCTGATGAGGACACGCTGCCTCAGGCT ATACAGCTAATCCAGAGCATTATTACTGAGGTGAACCGTAAGACCGGCGAGGCTGAGTGTCAGTTTTACAAACGAGGCCTGTGCTACTCAGAGGAGGGGCAAAGAGTTCCGGAGATTCATGCCTCACACTTTCTCTACTGCCATGGCGAACTCAAAAACACCAAAGGACAG AAGCTGCACGTGTTCTTGTTCGAGCTGGTGCTGGTTTTGACTCGCCCAGTGGTGCAGGACAAAGAAGGCATGGTGCAGTTCCAGGTTTATCGTCAACCCTTACCTGCTTCCCAGATCCTGCTGGAGGACCTGCCTGACGGAGAGGCCAGCAGTTCTGGATCCTTCCGTGGCGCCTTCACTGGCAATGACAAAG tgaagaactgcttccgtgtgagcagcagggggcgcacAAAGGCTCAGTCGCACAGCCTGCAGGCCAATGACTCCTTCAACAAGCAGCAGTGGATTTCCTGTTTGCGACAAGCCATCATCCAATCGAGAGACAGAGATGCTCAGGCCAGCCAATCCAAAGCCTACCTAAGCCCCGAGCCTCCACTTGACCACATCGCTGAACTGAGCCTGAATTCTGATGTGGAGATGATAGACACATAG